From Rhizobium sp. BT03, one genomic window encodes:
- a CDS encoding MBL fold metallo-hydrolase — MVTQLPDPIKIVRRAGDVRIHTFISAFTDDNIANATHIIESRNKLVLVDGQFLVPYALQFRAYADSIGKEIDRIYLSHRHPDHWFGLGAAFSDIPIHTLPETKEFLRQHGQDSLNDHWKLGNLTPKSLVIPENTVRAGHEIIDGVKYVFDKVVDTEIDFLLTIGLPDVGVFIAQDLIYSGTHLYLTKYMEHWIGILQGMLLSDYDLFLPGHGFPADKNEVAKNIEYLSVAMEAAGNGLTNDAFKRFLLERFPERKCPGIFDIYIPRLFDNASEF; from the coding sequence ATGGTGACGCAATTGCCGGATCCCATCAAAATCGTCAGGCGAGCAGGCGATGTCCGTATTCATACGTTCATCTCAGCTTTCACGGATGACAATATCGCCAATGCGACGCACATCATCGAAAGCAGGAACAAGCTTGTTCTTGTCGATGGGCAATTCCTCGTTCCCTATGCGCTGCAATTCAGGGCGTATGCCGACAGTATCGGCAAGGAGATCGACCGGATTTACCTCTCGCACAGGCACCCCGACCATTGGTTCGGCCTGGGAGCCGCATTCAGCGACATACCGATTCATACATTACCGGAGACGAAGGAGTTCCTGAGGCAGCATGGGCAGGATTCCCTGAATGACCATTGGAAATTGGGCAACCTCACTCCGAAGAGCTTGGTCATTCCCGAAAATACCGTCCGCGCCGGCCACGAGATCATCGACGGAGTCAAATACGTATTTGATAAAGTCGTCGATACGGAGATCGATTTTCTCCTCACCATAGGTCTTCCTGATGTGGGCGTTTTTATTGCGCAAGACCTGATCTACAGCGGAACGCACCTCTATCTGACGAAATACATGGAGCATTGGATCGGGATTTTGCAGGGCATGCTGCTGTCCGACTATGACCTGTTCCTTCCCGGTCACGGCTTTCCGGCTGACAAAAACGAAGTTGCCAAAAATATAGAGTATTTGTCCGTCGCCATGGAGGCCGCCGGCAACGGACTCACCAATGATGCTTTCAAGCGCTTCCTGCTGGAAAGATTTCCCGAGCGAAAATGCCCCGGAATATTCGACATATACATACCGCGCTTATTCGATAACGCGAGCGAGTTCTAA
- a CDS encoding sugar phosphate isomerase/epimerase, protein MKMEEARRRDIYFSFFMFTADLRPNDAAYTQVLVRHLKALTEIGYTGFDVHIAPGPAHVDHHAEVESYISLRRAFDQAGFRDAKFTTNVGTTRTFDPTSPYEEQRKQALSYLKSRVDITSVLGGENTIMSGPFLYPYGIFPLTDDGEGIWSDALQDWMKPRYAAAAPIFRELAQYSAEKRVKLAIEPVKNWETPGPTMVSEALDFLEGADIPVCGVTIDTAQVVMESQGPAVFRNNVARAARQSRLNYVHISAPDRGAVRDSWIPWEIMLDEIEPVYSGPYLVEVFNAIPPFENSMRMTRRRFWRPGEDAPEAGVDSAYDVARAALNSLEEKIASHGRRSHR, encoded by the coding sequence ATGAAGATGGAAGAGGCACGCAGGCGAGATATATATTTCAGCTTCTTTATGTTTACAGCGGACTTGAGGCCGAATGACGCGGCCTATACCCAGGTTCTCGTCAGACATCTGAAAGCTCTTACCGAGATCGGCTACACCGGCTTCGACGTGCATATCGCCCCAGGACCGGCCCATGTCGATCATCACGCTGAGGTCGAAAGCTATATCAGCCTCAGACGAGCGTTCGATCAGGCGGGCTTCCGGGATGCGAAGTTCACAACCAATGTGGGGACCACGCGAACCTTCGATCCGACCTCGCCCTACGAGGAACAGCGCAAGCAGGCTTTGTCCTATCTTAAATCCCGCGTCGACATCACCTCGGTGCTGGGCGGGGAGAATACGATCATGTCGGGGCCGTTCCTGTACCCCTATGGTATCTTTCCGCTGACGGATGACGGTGAAGGGATCTGGAGCGACGCGCTTCAGGATTGGATGAAGCCACGATATGCAGCGGCGGCCCCCATCTTCCGGGAATTGGCGCAATATTCCGCCGAGAAGAGGGTGAAGCTCGCCATCGAACCCGTCAAGAATTGGGAAACGCCCGGGCCGACCATGGTCTCGGAAGCGCTGGATTTTCTCGAAGGCGCCGACATTCCGGTCTGTGGCGTCACGATCGATACCGCCCAGGTCGTGATGGAAAGCCAGGGGCCGGCAGTCTTCAGGAACAATGTCGCCCGGGCAGCACGGCAGAGCCGGCTGAATTACGTTCATATCTCAGCGCCGGACCGGGGCGCTGTCAGAGATAGCTGGATTCCCTGGGAGATCATGCTGGACGAAATCGAGCCGGTCTATTCCGGCCCTTATCTCGTCGAAGTCTTCAACGCGATTCCCCCCTTCGAGAACTCGATGCGAATGACGCGCAGACGCTTCTGGCGGCCCGGCGAGGACGCGCCGGAGGCCGGCGTCGACAGCGCCTACGACGTTGCGCGCGCCGCCCTGAATTCATTGGAGGAAAAGATCGCGTCCCACGGCCGTCGATCTCATCGGTGA
- a CDS encoding helix-turn-helix domain-containing protein codes for MTHDMARGKRIREAISRGKFRKVHALAAELDVSVAAVSRWQNGGHTSLESACALADLLDVSLDWLLLGRGTMDWHRNSAISATELQMVLALRNRSAATRSNLAGLVESIPPEHP; via the coding sequence ATGACCCACGACATGGCACGCGGCAAACGTATTCGAGAGGCGATATCCCGCGGCAAGTTCCGGAAAGTTCACGCTCTGGCGGCCGAACTGGACGTGTCCGTCGCCGCCGTCTCACGCTGGCAGAATGGCGGTCACACCTCGCTGGAAAGCGCCTGCGCGCTCGCCGATTTGCTAGATGTCTCCCTCGACTGGCTGCTGCTCGGGCGGGGCACGATGGACTGGCATAGGAACAGCGCGATCTCCGCTACGGAATTGCAAATGGTTCTGGCATTGCGCAACCGGTCTGCGGCAACGCGGTCCAATCTCGCCGGGCTGGTCGAATCCATCCCGCCGGAGCACCCGTAA
- a CDS encoding GMC oxidoreductase: MLFPLESAIRAEAKTVAESDDYDIVIVGSGISGAIIAKQAAEAGKRVLILEAGTGANVTLAGYDNLLTTFYSAASKDNQSPFPVNANAAMPRSPQLRKLQAGETDSSSYIVQSGPYVSDTVYTRIFGGTTMHWEAKTPRLLRSDFKTRTLFGQGLDWPLSFEEVEEDYHLAEREIGVSANVEDQQYLGQTFPNDYVFPMRGLPLSYLDQQVNKGIEGTSVELYDKTYPLKVRPYPQGRNSIPNPAYDGGKGYRPIGAVDTHQVEEGGRCQGNTNCVPLCPVQARYHSGKTLAKAFAVNGKRGERLVELLPQAVASKVNIDPDSGKVRSLEVKIYKDPASPAHETITVKGKVFVLAAGAIETARLMLASGLRSTSGLVGRNLMDHAYLLNWALMPEICGTMRGTSSTGGIVDLRDGPFRERQAAFAIDIHNDGWGWATGAPTSDLLELVDDRNLYGADLRHGMINQVSRQLLLAFMIEVMPVESNRIAVDPQYTDALGNMRPILSFTVPEYTMKGAAYGRQFARTVFTRLGAQDHTRYDPGDFGYVAYEGQGYAIRGGNHLAGTHIMGTTKTNSVVDKNQRSWDHENLYLVGGGSMPTIGTANVTLTLAAMCFRSGRDILKSLH, translated from the coding sequence GTGCTTTTTCCCCTCGAATCGGCGATAAGAGCCGAAGCCAAGACCGTCGCAGAGTCCGATGACTACGATATCGTGATCGTCGGCAGCGGCATTTCCGGAGCCATCATTGCCAAGCAGGCTGCGGAGGCGGGCAAGCGCGTTCTTATCCTTGAAGCCGGAACCGGTGCCAATGTCACTCTGGCAGGCTATGACAATCTGCTGACGACGTTCTATTCGGCCGCCTCCAAGGACAACCAGTCGCCCTTTCCGGTGAATGCCAACGCGGCCATGCCCCGCAGTCCGCAGCTTCGCAAGCTGCAGGCGGGGGAAACCGATAGCTCGAGCTATATCGTTCAATCCGGCCCTTATGTCAGTGATACGGTATATACCCGTATTTTCGGCGGAACGACCATGCACTGGGAGGCGAAAACGCCCCGTCTACTTCGCTCCGATTTCAAAACGCGCACGCTTTTCGGCCAAGGGCTGGACTGGCCGCTGAGCTTTGAGGAAGTCGAGGAGGATTACCACCTGGCCGAGCGGGAAATCGGCGTATCGGCGAATGTCGAAGATCAGCAATATCTGGGGCAGACCTTCCCGAACGATTATGTCTTTCCCATGCGCGGCCTGCCGCTTTCCTATCTGGATCAGCAGGTCAACAAGGGCATTGAAGGCACCAGCGTCGAACTTTACGACAAGACCTATCCCCTGAAGGTCAGGCCCTATCCGCAGGGGCGCAACAGCATCCCAAACCCGGCCTATGACGGGGGGAAGGGCTACCGACCGATCGGCGCCGTCGATACGCATCAGGTCGAAGAGGGCGGTCGCTGCCAGGGCAACACCAACTGCGTACCGCTCTGTCCCGTGCAAGCGCGCTACCACTCCGGCAAAACGCTTGCCAAGGCGTTCGCGGTAAACGGAAAAAGGGGCGAGCGGCTTGTCGAACTGCTGCCACAGGCGGTCGCATCGAAGGTCAACATCGATCCGGATAGCGGGAAAGTCCGCTCTCTCGAGGTCAAGATCTACAAGGACCCGGCCTCACCGGCTCACGAGACCATCACCGTGAAGGGCAAGGTTTTCGTGCTTGCGGCAGGCGCCATCGAAACGGCGCGTCTTATGCTGGCCTCCGGCCTGCGCAGCACCAGCGGCCTTGTCGGGCGCAATCTGATGGACCACGCCTATCTGCTGAACTGGGCGCTGATGCCGGAGATCTGCGGTACGATGCGCGGAACCAGTTCGACGGGCGGTATCGTGGACTTACGGGACGGCCCTTTCCGGGAAAGGCAGGCCGCCTTCGCCATCGATATCCACAACGACGGCTGGGGTTGGGCCACGGGTGCGCCGACCTCCGACCTTCTCGAACTGGTGGATGATCGCAACCTCTACGGGGCGGATCTTCGGCACGGCATGATCAACCAGGTTTCGCGGCAGTTGCTGCTGGCATTCATGATCGAGGTCATGCCCGTCGAAAGCAACCGTATCGCGGTCGATCCGCAATATACCGATGCTCTGGGCAACATGCGGCCCATCCTGTCCTTCACGGTTCCGGAATATACCATGAAGGGTGCCGCCTATGGCCGCCAGTTTGCGCGCACCGTCTTTACCCGCCTGGGCGCGCAGGATCATACGCGCTACGACCCCGGCGATTTCGGCTATGTGGCCTATGAAGGGCAAGGCTATGCGATCCGCGGCGGCAATCATCTGGCCGGCACCCATATCATGGGAACGACGAAGACCAACTCCGTCGTGGACAAGAACCAGCGCAGCTGGGACCACGAAAACCTCTATCTCGTGGGCGGCGGCAGCATGCCGACGATCGGCACGGCCAATGTCACCTTGACGCTGGCCGCCATGTGTTTCCGAAGCGGTCGCGACATTCTGAAGTCTCTGCATTGA
- a CDS encoding sensor histidine kinase, with protein MRLKLVAVAVAALAPVVAMLAYNEVALRHQRNEEVRASAAQAARQASSEVERIVEGLHALLVSVSAMPSVRHLEVQGCNEALKSVAENVPNIRTIFVVGLDGQPVCGSMAFPDGVMFSDRDYFQQVLETKGFAVGTYTQSRLVDKPVLPLAMPLMEGDAVKAVIVSGIRVDWLQNRITERGVAPGNEVTIADGKGTVVAHVPLPERFVGTVISEEYQRLVHAEQPDVVEITGRDGTTSVLGYRPIALPASPLYISAGFSKLEAFAPINRATLMNTLAITGGALFAFLAAIFIGNRFILVPISRIAEVMEKWRSGQTTARTGMTGPDELDVVGATFDRLLDELDERRRRNEQAEEERTLLVREMAHGVKNGFALVQAIARQTFSRANPESYIAFAERLAALAGTYDLILSREGSAASVREIISAALRAHITSEERIRLDGPDVVLPADIALPLSLVLHELATNATKYGSLGSEQGTVAIEWKHDDGRVLLVWKEAGGPPVSPPTKRGFGSVLIERAFSSKAQARSRSDYRREGLVFEVVFLTGEPAAKAG; from the coding sequence ATGAGACTCAAGCTGGTTGCAGTTGCGGTCGCGGCGCTGGCGCCGGTGGTCGCGATGCTCGCATACAACGAAGTCGCGCTCCGCCATCAGCGCAACGAAGAGGTGCGCGCATCCGCGGCGCAGGCGGCCAGGCAAGCGTCGTCGGAAGTCGAACGGATCGTGGAGGGGCTGCACGCTCTTCTGGTGTCCGTCTCCGCCATGCCATCCGTGCGGCACCTTGAGGTCCAAGGCTGCAATGAAGCCCTCAAATCGGTGGCGGAAAACGTTCCGAACATCCGCACCATCTTCGTCGTCGGGCTCGACGGACAGCCGGTCTGCGGCAGCATGGCTTTTCCCGATGGCGTGATGTTCTCCGACCGAGACTATTTTCAGCAGGTACTCGAAACCAAGGGGTTCGCCGTCGGCACCTATACGCAGAGCCGCCTCGTCGACAAACCCGTCCTGCCGCTCGCCATGCCGCTGATGGAGGGCGACGCCGTCAAGGCCGTCATCGTCAGCGGGATCCGGGTGGATTGGCTGCAGAACCGCATCACCGAGCGTGGCGTCGCGCCCGGTAACGAGGTGACGATCGCCGACGGCAAGGGAACCGTCGTCGCGCACGTTCCCCTTCCGGAACGGTTCGTCGGCACGGTCATATCCGAGGAATACCAGCGCCTGGTCCATGCCGAGCAGCCCGACGTGGTCGAGATCACAGGCAGGGATGGAACAACGAGCGTTCTCGGCTATCGGCCGATCGCGCTGCCCGCCAGCCCGCTCTATATCAGCGCCGGCTTCTCGAAGCTGGAGGCCTTCGCGCCGATCAACCGGGCGACGCTGATGAATACGCTCGCCATCACCGGCGGTGCGCTTTTCGCCTTTCTTGCCGCGATCTTCATCGGCAACCGCTTCATCCTCGTGCCGATCTCCAGGATCGCCGAGGTGATGGAGAAGTGGCGCAGCGGCCAGACGACGGCGCGCACCGGCATGACGGGGCCGGACGAACTTGATGTCGTCGGCGCGACCTTCGATCGGCTGCTCGACGAACTCGACGAGCGGAGACGCCGGAACGAGCAGGCGGAGGAGGAGCGAACCCTGCTCGTCCGCGAAATGGCGCACGGGGTCAAGAACGGCTTCGCCCTCGTTCAGGCGATCGCCCGGCAGACCTTCTCGCGTGCCAATCCGGAAAGCTATATCGCCTTTGCCGAAAGGCTCGCCGCACTTGCCGGCACATATGATCTCATTCTGTCGCGGGAGGGGTCGGCCGCGTCCGTCAGGGAGATCATCTCCGCCGCCTTGCGGGCGCATATCACCTCGGAGGAACGCATTCGTCTCGATGGCCCCGACGTGGTTCTTCCCGCCGACATCGCTCTGCCGCTTTCCCTCGTGCTCCACGAACTGGCGACCAATGCGACGAAGTACGGAAGCCTCGGAAGCGAGCAGGGAACCGTCGCCATCGAGTGGAAACACGATGACGGGCGCGTCCTTCTCGTCTGGAAGGAAGCCGGCGGTCCGCCGGTGTCGCCGCCGACGAAAAGAGGTTTTGGCTCCGTCCTCATTGAGCGGGCATTTTCCTCCAAGGCGCAGGCGCGCTCCAGGTCGGACTACAGGCGCGAAGGGCTGGTCTTCGAAGTTGTCTTCTTAACCGGAGAACCTGCAGCCAAGGCCGGATAG
- the iolE gene encoding myo-inosose-2 dehydratase, whose translation MTTHLHRLTPDKVWLGVIPTLWWNDDFINIDIGIPYEQALSEMALAGYVGCGVGHKYPTDPKILRPVLELRGLRISEPWVSTYFTIKAMNRHTLESVDAQLDFLEAMEGGSDDPRRADLVVAEFGGAVNPLPVALFPNCPEFSADQWKQLIEGLHAAGEKARARNRRLCYHPHLGTGVMNTEAIHRLMDETDPRLVNMLLDTAHQAAAGVDPLALARKYAHRIKHVHLKDIRAEVVRNIHNKELSFQQGIEAGIFTVPGNGSIETFPEILDALAEADFAGWICIEAEQDPAKATPLQYAKMGREYLRKLLGW comes from the coding sequence ATGACGACACATCTGCATCGACTGACGCCCGACAAGGTCTGGCTCGGTGTCATCCCCACGCTCTGGTGGAATGACGATTTCATCAACATCGACATCGGTATCCCCTACGAGCAGGCTCTGAGTGAAATGGCGCTCGCCGGTTATGTCGGATGCGGCGTCGGCCATAAATATCCGACGGATCCGAAAATATTGCGGCCGGTCCTCGAACTCAGGGGATTGCGGATTTCCGAGCCTTGGGTGAGCACCTACTTCACCATCAAGGCGATGAATCGTCATACGCTTGAAAGCGTCGATGCTCAGCTCGACTTCCTCGAAGCCATGGAAGGCGGCAGCGACGATCCGCGCAGGGCCGATCTTGTCGTCGCCGAGTTTGGCGGAGCGGTCAATCCGCTTCCGGTCGCCCTGTTTCCGAATTGCCCCGAATTCTCCGCGGACCAGTGGAAACAGCTGATCGAAGGCCTGCATGCGGCTGGAGAGAAAGCCAGGGCCCGCAACCGCCGGCTCTGCTATCACCCACATCTCGGAACTGGGGTGATGAACACGGAAGCGATCCACCGGCTCATGGACGAGACGGATCCTCGCTTGGTCAACATGCTTCTCGACACCGCGCACCAGGCGGCAGCCGGCGTCGATCCGCTGGCGCTGGCCAGAAAATACGCCCACCGCATCAAGCATGTTCACCTGAAAGACATTCGCGCCGAGGTGGTTAGGAACATTCACAACAAAGAATTGTCCTTCCAGCAAGGGATCGAGGCGGGGATCTTCACCGTGCCGGGCAACGGCTCCATAGAAACTTTTCCGGAAATCCTCGATGCGTTGGCCGAGGCGGATTTCGCCGGGTGGATCTGCATCGAGGCAGAGCAGGACCCGGCCAAGGCCACTCCGCTGCAATACGCGAAAATGGGCCGCGAATATCTGCGCAAGCTGCTTGGATGGTAG
- a CDS encoding alpha-keto acid decarboxylase family protein — protein sequence MGDTYTVGQYLVDRLGELGLGHLFSVAGDYSIEWVNSYVEKSRIQVIEEVNELNAGYAADGYARLKGIGALCVTYSAGSLCATNAIAGSYVEKVPVVLINGAPSIQKTLTFEQTGYSSHHFISGRETDRQVFEYITAAAVRIDSPHLAPMLIDYALTQCITERRPVYIELLEDMVDLECTRPSNALKAAPDISDEDSLNQSIAQISERLQNAAKPLIWIGVEIDRFGLHDQAERLIRDLKIPYVTELLSKAILSEDDVQFAGVFDGKSSSPYVQSLVEDSDFVLALGVWLTDINDLGWPIDLAKTAFASWDTVKYGTIFNAQVSLADLVNGLIDKRLTCKAQSLPAKTARQAPVVNPAGEITYQGFYDFIQQQIDGNTIVGADASLNYFGSLLLEVGARRGFIVQSSYSAIGYIGPAATGVSLAKQDKQRLLVFAGDGGFQMTAQCLSTQTRFNLNPIIFVMDNGIYGVEQWLADASVFHGNKPFYNSCILHRWNYSKLAEVFGCQGWKVDTYGELEEAISGAKENLNSPSIIQVVVPQRSIPDNANWKAS from the coding sequence ATGGGCGATACATACACGGTTGGGCAATATCTGGTCGACAGACTTGGCGAACTGGGCCTGGGGCACCTGTTTTCCGTAGCGGGCGATTATTCGATCGAATGGGTGAACAGTTATGTCGAGAAAAGCCGTATTCAGGTCATCGAAGAGGTGAATGAACTGAATGCCGGTTATGCGGCCGACGGCTATGCGAGACTGAAAGGAATTGGCGCGCTGTGCGTCACCTATTCCGCAGGCTCGCTTTGCGCAACAAATGCGATCGCCGGATCTTACGTTGAGAAAGTGCCGGTCGTTCTGATCAACGGTGCGCCAAGTATCCAGAAAACGCTCACATTCGAACAAACCGGTTACAGTTCGCATCACTTCATCAGCGGACGGGAAACAGATCGTCAGGTGTTCGAATACATCACCGCCGCTGCCGTCCGCATCGATAGCCCTCATCTTGCGCCAATGCTCATAGATTATGCGCTGACACAGTGCATCACGGAAAGACGTCCTGTTTATATCGAGTTGCTGGAGGACATGGTGGACCTGGAATGCACGCGTCCGTCGAATGCATTAAAGGCGGCGCCTGATATATCCGACGAGGACAGCCTCAATCAGTCGATCGCGCAAATCAGCGAAAGATTGCAGAATGCCGCCAAACCCCTGATCTGGATCGGCGTCGAGATCGACCGGTTTGGCCTTCACGACCAGGCGGAGCGGCTCATTCGGGACCTCAAAATTCCATACGTGACCGAGCTTTTGAGCAAGGCCATCCTGTCGGAAGACGATGTCCAATTTGCCGGGGTGTTCGATGGCAAATCGTCGTCACCCTATGTCCAGTCATTGGTCGAAGACTCCGACTTCGTATTGGCGCTGGGCGTCTGGTTGACCGATATCAATGATTTGGGCTGGCCCATCGATCTCGCTAAAACCGCATTCGCCTCCTGGGATACGGTGAAATACGGCACGATCTTCAACGCACAGGTTTCGCTGGCGGATCTCGTCAACGGCTTGATTGACAAAAGGCTGACGTGCAAAGCCCAAAGTCTTCCGGCGAAAACGGCCCGGCAAGCGCCGGTCGTCAACCCGGCAGGCGAAATCACCTATCAGGGCTTCTACGATTTCATTCAGCAGCAGATCGACGGAAATACCATCGTTGGTGCCGACGCCAGTTTGAATTATTTCGGGAGCCTGCTTCTTGAAGTGGGTGCTCGCCGCGGTTTCATCGTCCAATCATCCTATTCGGCGATCGGTTATATCGGTCCGGCCGCGACCGGGGTTTCGCTAGCGAAGCAAGATAAACAGAGGCTGCTGGTTTTTGCGGGGGATGGCGGGTTTCAGATGACCGCTCAATGCCTCTCGACACAAACCCGCTTCAATCTCAACCCGATCATCTTCGTGATGGACAACGGCATCTACGGCGTGGAGCAATGGCTTGCCGATGCATCGGTTTTCCATGGTAACAAGCCGTTCTACAATTCATGCATCCTGCACCGATGGAATTACAGCAAGTTGGCAGAGGTCTTTGGCTGCCAAGGCTGGAAAGTGGACACCTATGGCGAACTGGAGGAAGCCATAAGTGGCGCGAAAGAAAACCTGAACAGCCCGTCCATCATCCAGGTCGTCGTGCCTCAGCGGTCGATCCCCGATAATGCGAACTGGAAAGCAAGCTAG
- a CDS encoding ferritin-like protein, translating into MYSYSIKTLDELKEFLYRAMQLEHATIPPYLTALYSIKSGVNQDATQVLRVIVVEEMLHLTIAANILNAIGGTPDLVRPDFVVSYPAALPDGETDFKVSIQAFGRDALATFLKIERPAQRPEHLVGNGLIYRKTPAHITALASHPRHEDLHFYSIGEFYSTIVEGIKYLEAEAHGAGTTIFIGDSSRQITSEYYYSGGGELFPVTDLKSALEAIELIIEQGEGDGGGIYDDDDHELAHYYRFEELVKGRYYQKGDQPGHPTGPQLQVDWEGAYPIKENLKVGDIFEGTELREAAIAFNTRYGEFLQLLTRAYNGQPSLLLEAVPMMFEFRNMILELIRNPLPKHPGKNGSPTYEIPGGIKQPAVTRQAEVNA; encoded by the coding sequence ATGTATTCCTACAGTATTAAGACGCTCGATGAGCTGAAAGAGTTTCTCTACCGGGCGATGCAGCTCGAACATGCGACGATACCGCCGTATCTGACGGCGCTTTACTCGATCAAGTCCGGCGTCAACCAGGATGCGACCCAGGTTCTGCGCGTGATCGTGGTGGAAGAAATGCTGCATCTGACCATCGCGGCCAATATTCTCAATGCCATCGGCGGCACGCCGGATCTTGTCAGGCCGGATTTCGTGGTCAGCTATCCCGCCGCCCTGCCGGACGGTGAGACCGATTTCAAGGTCAGCATCCAGGCTTTCGGCCGTGACGCGCTGGCGACCTTCCTGAAAATCGAGCGGCCGGCCCAGCGTCCCGAACATCTCGTCGGCAACGGTCTGATATACCGCAAAACTCCCGCTCATATCACCGCGCTTGCCAGCCATCCGAGGCATGAGGACCTCCATTTCTACAGTATCGGCGAGTTCTACTCGACCATCGTGGAAGGCATCAAATACCTGGAAGCCGAAGCGCATGGGGCGGGCACAACCATCTTTATCGGCGACAGCTCGCGCCAGATCACCTCGGAATATTATTACTCCGGCGGCGGCGAGCTGTTTCCCGTGACCGATCTGAAAAGCGCCTTGGAAGCCATCGAGCTCATCATCGAACAGGGCGAGGGCGACGGCGGCGGTATCTACGACGACGACGACCACGAACTGGCTCACTACTATCGTTTCGAGGAACTCGTCAAAGGCCGCTACTACCAGAAGGGCGACCAGCCCGGCCACCCCACAGGTCCGCAGTTGCAGGTCGATTGGGAGGGCGCCTATCCCATAAAAGAGAACCTGAAAGTGGGGGATATATTCGAAGGCACGGAACTGCGTGAGGCGGCGATCGCCTTCAACACGCGCTATGGCGAATTTCTCCAGCTTTTGACGCGGGCCTATAACGGCCAGCCCAGCCTCCTGCTGGAAGCCGTTCCGATGATGTTCGAATTCCGCAACATGATCCTCGAACTCATCCGCAATCCCCTGCCGAAGCATCCCGGCAAGAACGGCAGCCCCACCTATGAGATCCCCGGCGGTATCAAACAGCCAGCCGTCACCCGGCAGGCGGAGGTGAACGCATGA
- a CDS encoding glycoside hydrolase family 15 protein, translated as MTVALWSQSMTGANPAHIGANAPAVKPRPAFAQTDLVALSRYFSLLMMRNITSDGYVIEDPASPGVFSAPGCVIAAPSYPANTPGVDQDYVFNWVRDGAITAIEIALAGLLPVSGGVLPSLVDYVNFAALCQENAKNSATVTLGHACFTITGEVRPWSEQNDGPAIQSIAIMTLFDQLDGATQTIAKQLVETNLSYLLDVYQNKTTNLWEEYEGYSFFARAVQLRFFREISTNTIGIAVPAGVADAISWLESQLAGHWNGQLYVSILDATAEQAGYDANIDIVSSVCYGGIEPTDTKLLATAAILRRQWADPSSSNYYPVNGADAAQGLGPLLGRYPGDHYDGDVAAPVVGGHPWALCTANFAEFQYRLANAIEASGALPLDPFSEPFFAELGLGASSSAADAAAALRTSSDVMLRAIVYHSDHYELSEQFDGTVGYEKSVRNLTWSYASFLSAVRARSAAAPAAKSKPRNSRGPKS; from the coding sequence ATGACAGTTGCGCTTTGGAGTCAGTCAATGACGGGTGCGAACCCGGCCCATATCGGCGCCAATGCGCCGGCAGTCAAACCGCGGCCTGCCTTCGCGCAGACCGATCTGGTCGCATTGTCGCGCTATTTTTCTCTTCTGATGATGCGCAACATCACCAGCGATGGCTATGTCATCGAGGATCCGGCATCGCCCGGCGTCTTTTCGGCCCCCGGCTGCGTCATCGCCGCACCCTCCTATCCCGCAAACACGCCGGGTGTCGACCAGGACTATGTTTTCAACTGGGTCCGCGACGGGGCGATTACCGCCATCGAGATCGCGCTTGCCGGCTTGCTGCCCGTTTCGGGCGGGGTTTTGCCGAGCCTAGTCGACTATGTGAACTTCGCCGCGCTCTGCCAGGAAAATGCGAAGAATTCCGCGACCGTCACACTTGGCCACGCCTGCTTCACCATCACCGGCGAGGTTCGTCCGTGGTCGGAGCAGAATGACGGGCCTGCCATTCAGTCGATCGCGATCATGACCTTGTTCGATCAGCTGGATGGCGCCACGCAGACGATCGCCAAACAATTGGTCGAGACCAACCTCTCTTATCTTCTCGACGTTTACCAGAACAAGACCACAAATCTCTGGGAGGAATATGAGGGCTATTCGTTTTTCGCAAGAGCCGTACAGCTGCGCTTTTTCCGGGAAATTTCCACAAACACGATCGGCATTGCCGTGCCTGCCGGGGTGGCCGATGCTATCTCCTGGCTGGAAAGCCAGCTGGCCGGCCACTGGAACGGGCAGCTCTATGTGAGCATTCTGGATGCCACGGCGGAGCAAGCCGGTTACGACGCGAACATCGATATCGTCTCTTCGGTCTGCTATGGCGGCATCGAGCCGACCGATACCAAGCTTCTGGCAACGGCGGCCATCCTGCGGCGCCAGTGGGCCGATCCTTCGTCTTCGAACTATTACCCGGTCAATGGCGCCGACGCGGCCCAGGGGCTTGGACCGCTCCTCGGGCGCTATCCAGGCGATCATTACGATGGCGACGTGGCGGCTCCGGTGGTCGGCGGACATCCCTGGGCTCTGTGCACCGCCAACTTCGCCGAGTTTCAATATCGGCTTGCCAATGCCATCGAGGCCAGCGGCGCCCTCCCCCTCGATCCGTTCTCCGAACCCTTCTTCGCGGAACTGGGACTTGGCGCATCGAGCAGCGCCGCCGACGCAGCGGCTGCCTTGCGGACTTCGTCCGACGTCATGCTGCGCGCCATCGTCTATCACAGCGATCACTATGAGCTGAGCGAACAATTCGATGGAACCGTCGGCTATGAGAAAAGCGTCCGGAATCTGACGTGGAGCTATGCCTCCTTCCTCTCGGCCGTCAGAGCCCGCTCCGCCGCCGCCCCGGCCGCCAAGTCCAAACCCCGAAACTCCCGCGGCCCAAAATCATGA